The nucleotide window TACATTTTGTGATGTATTGATGGCAATTTGATCCATATTTTTATTATTTTAGCGTTATGAGAGAAGTGGCTTTTATAAAGCAAAATAAAGAAAAATGGTTGGAAACTGAGCAGGTTGTCAATGGAAAAATGAAAAAAAATCCAGATGATCTCTCGTCTCTTTACATCAATCTAATTAATGATCTCTCTTTTGCACAGACTTATTACCCAAAAAGTAAAACGACGGTTTATCTTAATTTTCTCTCGTCTCAGATTTTCCAGAAAATTTATAAAACCAAAAGAATAGAGGAAAACCGAATCAAATATTTTTTCACAAGAGAAGTTCCACTCACCGTCTATGAATATCGGCGTTACCTTTATTATGCATTTGTGTTTTTTATTTTGTTCGTTGCGATTGGTGTGATTTCATCTATTTATGATAAGGACTTTGCAACCTTGATATTGGGCGAAGGCTACGTGAATCAGACTTTGGAAAACATCAAAAAAGGCGATGCAACTGCAATCTATGGCTCTGGTTCCAATTGGGGTTCAGCTTTAATGATTATTGTCAACAATCTTGTGGTTGGTGCAAAACTCTACATTTTCGGAATTTTTGGAGGCTTGGGAACTTTGTACGCGTTGATGCAGAATAGTATTATGCTGGGCGCATTTCAATTTTTTTTCAAAACACATAATGCACTGCTGGATAGTGCGAAGGGAATATGGCTGCACGGCGTTTTTGAAATCTTCGGAATGGTGGTAGAAGCGATGGCTGGTTTGATTTTAGGCGCTTCCATTTTGTTTCCAAAGACTTTATCAAGAGTAGAATCATTCAAACTTGGTTTCCGAGATAGTTTTAAAATTTATCTCAGTACAGTTCCATTCACCATTTTTGCCGGATTGATTGAAGGTTTTGTTACCAGATATGCGCAGACAATGCCTTTGGTTCTAAACATTATCATTATTTTCGGAACTTTATCTGTGATTGCTTTTTATTATTTTATTTATCCTCATATTGTCGTCAAAAAACTAAACCAAAATGCAATTGTTGCCGGAGATAACATTCGAATCTGATCCACTTTTAATTAAAATAGATGAGATTTAGAATTTTCCTTTTTCTACTTTTTTCTTTGTTTGGCACTTTCGCTTTTTCACAATATGAAGAGGTGGAGGAAGTTGTGATTGTAAATTCGGCTACCACAGAAACATTTATGGAATCTGACTCTTTGGTTAGGACCAATTATTCAACAGATAACATTCTATATCCCAAAAACTTTGTTCCCAATTATAAAAACAAATATAAAGGAGACGATTTTAACTACAAAGTTGTCCAACCAAAAGAATCGATTTGGGATCTGATCAAAAGAAAGATTGCTCAATTTTTATTTAAAAACATCGATCCTAACAAAGCAGCCATTTACACTACTAACATTTTACGCTTTTTCGGAATCATTATTATAGGTTTTCTTTTATTTATTGTGATCCGATATCTGATGTCAAAAGACGGTAACTTTTTCTTTGGCCGAAGAAATAGAAAAATCAACATCACGAGTCAGGATATTGAAGAAAATATCCACGAAATCAACTTTCCTGAACGAATACTTAATTTAGAAAAACAACAGGATTACCGTTCAGCAATTCGTTATCATTTCCTATACTCACTCAAAAAACTGACCGACAAAAACCTCATCAACTGGAATGTAGAAAAAACAAACCGAGATTACCTTAGAGAATTGAAAAACAAAAACTTACAGGAAGACTTCAGACGCGTAATTTACATCTACGATTACATTTGGTACGGCGAATTTGACACGAAAGAGGAAGATTACCAACACTACAAATCATACTTCAACAAGTTCTAAAATTATTTCATCAAGTAAAATCTATGAATAAAAATTTCAAAATATACGCTGTCATTTTCATCATCATTCTGATTGTGGTGGCTATGTTTGGGATGAATAGAAAGCCCGTCTTAGACTGGCGAAAAAACTACAACATAGAGAAAAAAACACCTTTCGGACTATATATATTCGATCAGGAATCCAATCAATTATTCAATAAAAAATTAGAAAAAGTAAGCATTTCGCCTTACAATTACTATCAGAAAAACAGTCAGAAAAAGCCGCATAATATCCTGATAATCCAGAAAGAAATAGACGATGTTTCCTGGGAATATATAATGGATGAAGTTTCTTATGGCTCAGACGTGATATGGTTTACGGATAACACAACGGCTACACTGAGAGACACTTTAGGTTTTAGATTCAAAACCGTGAGTTATGAAAAAAATTACCACCTTCAATTGACCGATAAAAAATTGAATAACAACAATTTATTCATTGATAAATCTCCTGACAACAAGGGCTTTTCTTACATTAGAAATGACATCGAAGTTTTGGGGAAAACATTGCGTAAGGAAAATAACAATCAGACTGCAATCAATGTTGATTTCATCAAAGTTCCTTTTGGAGAAGGCCATTTTTACATTCATTCCGAGCCGGTTGTTTTGACGAATTATTATCTTTTAAATTCAAAAAACAAATATCTGGAAAGCGTTTTGTCTTATCTGCCAAATCGGGAAACAGTTTGGTTTATGAACAACGAGACGCCTCTATCCATGTCGCCACTGAGATTTATCCACAGCAATCCGTCACTTAAATATGCGTGGTATTTGCTGCTTTTTGGTTTAATTGTTTTTGTGATTTTCAATGCGAAAAGAAAACAGCGCATTGTACCAATCACTGAACCATTGAAAAATACTTCAGTAGAATTTATCCGAAGTATTGGAAATCTCTATTTACAAGAAGGTGATTTCCACGAGATGATGGCGAAAAAAGCACAGTATTTTTTGAATAAAGTAAGATTGGATTTGATGATCGACACACAGAATCTGGACGAGCAATTCATTAATAAACTGCATCTGAAAACCGGAAAAAATAGAGAACTAATAACAGAAGCTGTAGAACTCATCAAAAAAGGTCAGGATCCGTATGCAAGTGTGATGAAAGAAGATCTTATTCGGATGAATCAGCTTCTAGACCAAATTTTAAAATAATATTATGGAAGAACAATACCAAAATCAAGCCCCCGAATTCCAGTCAAGGCTGGATATGACGGACTTGCGAAATAATCTGGAACGCGTAAAAGCAGAAATCGGAAAAGTCATCATCGGTCAGGAAAATATGATTGAGCATTTGTTGGTGGCGCTTTTATCCAACGGACACGTTTTGATAGAAGGCGTTCCCGGCGTTGCAAAAACCATTACGGCAAAATTATTGGCAAAAACCATTTCTGTAGATTTCAGCAGAATCCAGTTTACGCCGGATTTGATGCCATCGGATATTTTGGGAACTTCCGTTTTCAATGTGAAAGAAGCGGATTTCAAATTTAAAAAAGGCCCGATTTTCTCAAATTTTATTTTGATTGATGAAATCAACCGTTCGCCTGCAAAAACGCAATCCGCTTTGTTCGAAGTGATGGAAGAGCAACAAATCACGATGGATGGCGTGAAGTACCAAATGGAAGAACCATTCTTGGTTGTTGCAACACAAAATCCTATTGAGCACGAGGGAACTTACAGATTGCCGGAAGCGCAACTTGACCGTTTTCTATTCAAAATTGAAGTCGGTTACCCAAATCTGGAACAGGAAATTGAAATCATTAAAAACCAACATAACAACAGATTAGAAGATAAAACCGACGTGGTTCAAACCGTGATTTCCGGACATCAACTGAAACAATATCAGCAGTTGGTAAAAGAAATTGTCGTTGAACAAAACCTTCTGGAATACATTGCGAAAATCATTGTCAATACAAGAGAAAATCAATTTTTATATTTAGGAGCTTCCCCAAGAGCTAGTTTGGCTTTGTTGACTGCGAGTAAAGCTTTTTCCGCAATTCGTGGTCGTGATTTTGTAACGCCGGAAGATATTAAAGAAGCATCTTTTGCAGTTTTGAGACATAGAATTATTGTTTCTCCAGAACGCGAAATGGAAGGTTTGACAGCGGACGAAATCATTCGCCAAATTCTGGAAAGTATTGAAGTTCCAAGATAGTAATTAGGTAGTAGAATTTAGGTGGTAGTTTTTAGTTTCGTTGATTATGGCTCATTTTAAAGAATTAATTGTTTGGCAGAAGTCGATAAATTTAGTGACAGAAATTTACAGGATTACTGAGAAATTTCCTTCAAACGAGATTTATGGATTGACTTCACAATTGAGAAGAGCCTTCGTTTCTGTTCCAAGCAATATTGCAGAAGGAAACACAAGAAGAAGTAAAGCCGATTATCTACAATTTTTACGAATAGCGAGGGGGAGTTGTAGCGAAATAGAAACTCAAATCATCATTTCTAAAAACCTGGGATTTATTGACGACACTATTTTCGAAACCCTTAGTTTTAATATTATCGAAATTTCTAAAATGATTAATGGTTTAATTAATTCATTAAAAGACTCAAACCCTACAACCTAAAACCTTGATGAAATCCTTATACCTAAATAACAAATTCTTCTTCGCCCTTTTCGGCGTTGGAATCTGCTATGTGTTGGCGTTTTTCTTTCCGGTGATGATGTGGATTGCCAACTCCTTATTGATTTTTGTTTTAGTGTTGACGGCGATTGATGGATTAATTCTTTTCATTAATAAAGAAGGCATCAACGCCCAAAGAATTTTGCCCGAAAAATTATCCAATGGCGATGAAAACTCAGTAAAAGTTGATATTAGAAATAACTATAATTTTAATATTAATACAAAAATCATTGATGAAATTCCGTTTCAGTTTCAGAAGCGAGATTTCTTAATCAAGAAAGAGATTGAAAGCGGAAACAACACTTTTTTCGAATACATTCTCGAGCCGAAAGAACGTGGCGAATACAGTTTTGGAAATCTGAATGTTTACGTCAATTCACCAATTGGTTTGGTTTCCAGAAGATTTACTTTTCAGAAAGATGCTAAGTTGGCAAGTTATCCATCGTTCATTCATCTCAGAAAATATGAATTGATGGCACTTCAAAACGAATTTATGCTCGGCGGAATCAAGAAAATCCGAAAATTGGGACACACGATGGAATTTGAGCAAATTCGCGATTACGTTCAGGGCGATGACATCCGAAGTATCAACTGGAAAGCGACTTCAAAATCCAGCAAATTGATGGTCAATCAGTTTCAGGACGAGAAGTCTCAGCGAATTATGATGCTCATCGACAAAGGCAGGACGATGAAAATGCCTTTCAACGGATTGAGTTTACTTGATTATTCCATCAATGCGACGATGGCGCTTTCGCACATTATTCTGAAAAAAGGTGACCGCGCTGGAATGATGACGTTTTCAAAAAAAACTGAGAACAAAGTCGTTGCTGATAACAAATCCGGACAACTGAAAAAGATTTCCGAAGCGCTTTATAATGTTCAAACCAACTTCTTCGAAAGTGATTTTGGAAGACTTTATCAGGAAACGAAATTTCATTTGAATCAAAGAAGTTTAGTTTTATTATTCACGAATTTTGAAACGTTGGATGGACTGAATCGACAGATGAAATACCTGCGAGGAATTGCCAAAAACCATCTTCTCGTGGTTATTTTTTTTAAAAATTCCGAAGTTCATAATTTGCTTAATAAGAATCCTGAAAATATGCAGGAAATCTATGACGAAATCATTGCGGAAAAATTCGAGTTCGAAAAAAAACTGATTATTCAGGAACTCAGAAAATATGGAATTTACAGCATTTATACATTGCCAGAAAATCTCAACATAGATGTCATCAATAAATATCTGGAGATAAAAGCAAGAGGAATTTTGTAAATTTGAACTTAATTAAAATTTAATAATGAAAATTACACTCAATAGAATCAACGACGATTTCCTTTTCGAATGTTCCAATGAACAAGGAAACTCAATTTTACTCGATAATACAACTTTGCCAGGTGCAAAAGGAGTTTCGCCGATGCAATCTTTATTAATGGCAGTGGCTGGTTGTAGCGGAATTGATGTCGTTTCAATATTAAAAAAACAACGCCAAACCATCACCGATTTCAAAGCAGAAGTCGAGGGCGAAAGAGTTCAGGTGGATGAAGCAAAGCCTTTCAAATCCATCAAAGTAAAATTCTTCCTCGAAGGCGAAATCGACCCGAAAAAAGCGAAGAAAGCAGGAGAATTATCTTTCGAAAAATATTGCTCGGTTTCAAAAACATTAGAACCAAACGTAGAAATCACTTACGAAGTCCACGTCAACGGAGAGCTTGCGTAATAGGGTTTGAGAGTGGGAGAGTTTGAGTGTCAGAGCGCATTAGAGTATTAGAGAATTAAAAAAAATCCCCCAAACTCTAACACACTCCAACTCTCCAACTTATCGATGCGTCAACCTCGGCTGAATCAATTTCGCTACCGTAGAAGTCCATCCGGTTTGATGCGAAGCACCAACGCCTCGGCCATTGTCACCGTGGAAATATTCGAAGAACATAATGTAATCCTTGAAATGCGGGTCGTTATTGAATTTATCAACACCACCGTTGAATGCTCTGTTTCCATTTTCATCTTTTAGGAAAATGCCACAAAGTCTGTCGCTGATGTCTTTGGAAACTTCTTCCAGATTCTTTTGAACGCCACTTCCTTTCGGATATTCAATCGTCAATGCGTCACCGAAAAAGAAATGAAAACGCTGTAAACTCTCGACAATTAGGAAGTTAATCGGAAACCAAATTGGTCCGCGCCAATTGCTGTTTCCTCCGAACATTCGACTGTCGCTTTCTGCAGGCGTGTAATAAACAATGTGTTCCTGGTCGTGAACGGTAAATCGGAACGGATTTTCTTCATAGAATTTGGACATCGCACGGATTCCATAATCGCTTAGGAATTCGGATTCATCCACCAATCTTGTTAGAACTTTCGTCAGTCTGGTTTTTCTTAGAATACTCAAAAGATGCTTGTTTCCTTCGCCTTCCACGTACCATTGGGACACGAGTTTCGTCAGGTCTTGCTTGTTTTTCAGAATCCATTCCATTCGTTTTTTAAACTGTGGCAATTTCTCCAACATACTGTGTTCCACGACTTCTACCGCAAACATCGGAATCAATCCAACGATGCTTCGAAGTTTCAAACTCACACTGTCTCCATTGGAAAGCTGAAGCACATCGTAGAAAAATCCATCTTCCTCATTCCAAAGTCCTTGCTTCCCATCACCGATATTTTCCATCGCTTCTGCGATATAAAGATAATGCTCAAAAAACTTGATGGCCATATCTTCATATACTGGATTGTGAATTGCCAATTCCATAGAAATACGCATCATATTCAGCGCATACATCGCCATCCAGCTGGTTCCGTCGGCTTGTTCCAAATGCTCACCTTCATTGAATTCCATATTACGGTCAAAGGCTCCGATATTATCTAGACCCAAGAATCCACCACCAAAAATGTTGTTTCCGTTGTAATCTTTTCGGTTGACCCACCAAGTGAAATTCAATAATAATTTTTGGAAAACCCTTTCTAAGAACGCCAAATCCGGTTTTCCATTGTTTTTTTCATCGATTTTGAAAACCCGGAAAGTTGCCCACGCGTGAACCGGTGGATTCACATCATCGAAGTTCCATTCATAAGCAGGAACTTGCCCGTTTGGGTGCATATACCATTCTTTCGTCAGTGTAATCAATTGATTTTTAGCAAACTCCGAATCAATCACACAGAAGCTCACGCAATGGAAAGCCAAATCCCAAGTCGCATACCAAGGATATTCCCATTTGTCGGGCATCGAGATGATGTCTTTGTTGTGAAGATGTTCCCAATCACTGTTTCGGACGTAGCCTTTTCTTTGAATCGGGAAATTCGGGTCCCCTTTCAGCCATTTCCCGACATTGTAATGGTAGAACTGTTTGTTCCAAAGCAAACCTGCAAAAGCCTGTCTTTGGACATTTCGTTCGTCTTCGTTTTCAATATCTTTCTGGATGTTCGCGTAGAAATCATCCGAATCTTGCTTTCTGTGGTTGATAATTTCATCAAAATCCCAAAACGCATCCTCCATAATATGAGGCGACAATCGGAACTCGAAAACCTTGTTGCTGTGCGCTTCTACGATTTCTTCGCAATGCAAAGACGCTTTGGTTCCAGTTT belongs to Chryseobacterium sp. KACC 21268 and includes:
- a CDS encoding four helix bundle protein; translated protein: MAHFKELIVWQKSINLVTEIYRITEKFPSNEIYGLTSQLRRAFVSVPSNIAEGNTRRSKADYLQFLRIARGSCSEIETQIIISKNLGFIDDTIFETLSFNIIEISKMINGLINSLKDSNPTT
- a CDS encoding glucosidase; protein product: MNEEEKLRNPRWKKWGPYVSHRQWGNVREDYSTNGDAWGFTGHDTAEAWTYRWAEEGIAGISDEKQQMCFAFSFWNKKDIRIKERFFGLSNHQGNHGEDIKEIFYYLDNTPSHSYMKMVYKYPINEFPYEEIINVNGQRSKNEMEYEIIDTGIFDNDEYFDIFIEYAKAGEDDFLIRIDVHNRSDKPAPIVVLPTVWYRNNWVWGYNDYKANLGFSKQGEIDIHHDSISIKKLYSRNRNVDALFCENETNRARLFNLPKTEGFFKDGINQYITKGLDTINPKKTGTKASLHCEEIVEAHSNKVFEFRLSPHIMEDAFWDFDEIINHRKQDSDDFYANIQKDIENEDERNVQRQAFAGLLWNKQFYHYNVGKWLKGDPNFPIQRKGYVRNSDWEHLHNKDIISMPDKWEYPWYATWDLAFHCVSFCVIDSEFAKNQLITLTKEWYMHPNGQVPAYEWNFDDVNPPVHAWATFRVFKIDEKNNGKPDLAFLERVFQKLLLNFTWWVNRKDYNGNNIFGGGFLGLDNIGAFDRNMEFNEGEHLEQADGTSWMAMYALNMMRISMELAIHNPVYEDMAIKFFEHYLYIAEAMENIGDGKQGLWNEEDGFFYDVLQLSNGDSVSLKLRSIVGLIPMFAVEVVEHSMLEKLPQFKKRMEWILKNKQDLTKLVSQWYVEGEGNKHLLSILRKTRLTKVLTRLVDESEFLSDYGIRAMSKFYEENPFRFTVHDQEHIVYYTPAESDSRMFGGNSNWRGPIWFPINFLIVESLQRFHFFFGDALTIEYPKGSGVQKNLEEVSKDISDRLCGIFLKDENGNRAFNGGVDKFNNDPHFKDYIMFFEYFHGDNGRGVGASHQTGWTSTVAKLIQPRLTHR
- a CDS encoding DUF4129 domain-containing protein — translated: MRFRIFLFLLFSLFGTFAFSQYEEVEEVVIVNSATTETFMESDSLVRTNYSTDNILYPKNFVPNYKNKYKGDDFNYKVVQPKESIWDLIKRKIAQFLFKNIDPNKAAIYTTNILRFFGIIIIGFLLFIVIRYLMSKDGNFFFGRRNRKINITSQDIEENIHEINFPERILNLEKQQDYRSAIRYHFLYSLKKLTDKNLINWNVEKTNRDYLRELKNKNLQEDFRRVIYIYDYIWYGEFDTKEEDYQHYKSYFNKF
- a CDS encoding stage II sporulation protein M — protein: MREVAFIKQNKEKWLETEQVVNGKMKKNPDDLSSLYINLINDLSFAQTYYPKSKTTVYLNFLSSQIFQKIYKTKRIEENRIKYFFTREVPLTVYEYRRYLYYAFVFFILFVAIGVISSIYDKDFATLILGEGYVNQTLENIKKGDATAIYGSGSNWGSALMIIVNNLVVGAKLYIFGIFGGLGTLYALMQNSIMLGAFQFFFKTHNALLDSAKGIWLHGVFEIFGMVVEAMAGLILGASILFPKTLSRVESFKLGFRDSFKIYLSTVPFTIFAGLIEGFVTRYAQTMPLVLNIIIIFGTLSVIAFYYFIYPHIVVKKLNQNAIVAGDNIRI
- a CDS encoding OsmC family protein, which encodes MKITLNRINDDFLFECSNEQGNSILLDNTTLPGAKGVSPMQSLLMAVAGCSGIDVVSILKKQRQTITDFKAEVEGERVQVDEAKPFKSIKVKFFLEGEIDPKKAKKAGELSFEKYCSVSKTLEPNVEITYEVHVNGELA
- a CDS encoding MoxR family ATPase, with product MEEQYQNQAPEFQSRLDMTDLRNNLERVKAEIGKVIIGQENMIEHLLVALLSNGHVLIEGVPGVAKTITAKLLAKTISVDFSRIQFTPDLMPSDILGTSVFNVKEADFKFKKGPIFSNFILIDEINRSPAKTQSALFEVMEEQQITMDGVKYQMEEPFLVVATQNPIEHEGTYRLPEAQLDRFLFKIEVGYPNLEQEIEIIKNQHNNRLEDKTDVVQTVISGHQLKQYQQLVKEIVVEQNLLEYIAKIIVNTRENQFLYLGASPRASLALLTASKAFSAIRGRDFVTPEDIKEASFAVLRHRIIVSPEREMEGLTADEIIRQILESIEVPR
- a CDS encoding DUF58 domain-containing protein, which produces MKSLYLNNKFFFALFGVGICYVLAFFFPVMMWIANSLLIFVLVLTAIDGLILFINKEGINAQRILPEKLSNGDENSVKVDIRNNYNFNINTKIIDEIPFQFQKRDFLIKKEIESGNNTFFEYILEPKERGEYSFGNLNVYVNSPIGLVSRRFTFQKDAKLASYPSFIHLRKYELMALQNEFMLGGIKKIRKLGHTMEFEQIRDYVQGDDIRSINWKATSKSSKLMVNQFQDEKSQRIMMLIDKGRTMKMPFNGLSLLDYSINATMALSHIILKKGDRAGMMTFSKKTENKVVADNKSGQLKKISEALYNVQTNFFESDFGRLYQETKFHLNQRSLVLLFTNFETLDGLNRQMKYLRGIAKNHLLVVIFFKNSEVHNLLNKNPENMQEIYDEIIAEKFEFEKKLIIQELRKYGIYSIYTLPENLNIDVINKYLEIKARGIL